AAACAGATATAACATTCTGCAGCGTGGGTGAGCCTTCTCCGCTATGGGAATATTTATGTGGCGAGAAATTATGATGGAAGTACGTTGCCGTTTTGTTCCATGGTCAAAGGGGTTGCACAGCGTCGATGCCAGCAACCACTTTGAACTGTGGAGGGAACGGCCTTTCCTCTGCATACAATATACCCAGTATGACCCCATCTTGGTCTGGTGGTAGGGGTGTATCAGCCTCTGTAGTCGGATTCGAGTGTTCTATGGGCGCCGGATGTCCTTGGAGCGCCAAAGGAAGGAGATGGTTCGTTGGCCTTCATTCGTCTGCGCAGCAGAATATAACATGGAGTGGAAATCGGAAGAGAGTTGGTGGTGCACAGTCCTTTTATGACGGAGGTCGAGAGGAATCGACGATGAAGTTACTGTTGTGCCATGAAATGGTGAAAGGCGGTAACGAGTGTCCTTGTCATTCGTCTACGCAGGAGAATGAAATATGAGGTGGAAACCGAAAGAGAGTATGTGATGCACCAGCTACTTTTGATGAAGGGGACTGAGTTCTAACAGTGGTTTTAGGAATTGACGACCAGGTCGACTGTGGTACAATGGCGTGGGCAACGGTAGCAACAAGTGTCCTGCCAAATGGTTGTATCATCTGCCAATAATAAAACTGGTGCTACACGCACCACTAATACATTCTGCGCTTTCCTGCCACTCCCCAATTCTCCGCCAACCATGAGGCCATGCTGCACAACTGTGGGCGTCTTCTCCATCTCCCAACCTGGGATCCAAATTCCAGCATGTCGATATTTGGAAATTCTCCGTCCGTGGTTGCCCAATTCTGGATATTATTCCCGAGAATCGAGCGCAGTTCGAATTTGCCGACCTGAAAAGGGACTTCATCCAGTCGTCCCTTTTTTCGCGTTTtgctcttttcttttttcgttTCCGCCCCCCAACGTTCCAAGGCCTTCTTACGCCTCCCATTCACCCCAATTCATACGCTAGCCCTCGGCCATCACCCCCCACAATTCATTTCATCATTTTCTCCCTTATATCAACCTCGCTCTTTTTATACACCCTCCTCGCGTTTGCCGTTgtctttttccttctctttgtACGGATCTTGCTCCCTGACAGAATACAGCGACGGCTTCAAGCTCGAACATGTCCCCCACCGGGCCTGTTTTTCCTTCGATAGAGCAAGTTAGTCGTGAACATGCTGAACATGGAGGCCAAGTATTGGTAATCTCGTCGAACCTTTCGTTTCCGTCGCGCTACTACACCCAAGTTCCGTGGTCGGGTCCGTCTACGCCGTTGGTGGTTGCAGTGAgtaatattttattttcgCCTGATTTCTTCTTGTCGCGTGTTTCTTCTCTCGTTCTTTTCGTTCTTCGTTGCTGACTGTTTCTTTCGTTTCAGAAAAGGGAGAACGTGCGTCGTTTCAGGAAGATTAATTTTGCACGCACCACGCACAGTTCTGTGAGTTAGCCGCAGCCAGtccagcccttgtctttctaATCCCAATTCCATCCACTTTTTTCTGCAGAGACGTGTCGCTTTCAGCTCTTCACACGATGGCTTCCACGTTGCTTTTGAGGCGGATTTTTGGAGGCGGGTGAAGGATCTTTTCACGGTACGTTTGATTGACgcggtttttttttgttggctTGTCTTGATTTATTCACTTGTCGCCGTCTAGCATACCAAATTAAAGCTTCGCGAAAGCGTTGTTAGAATGAGGGAACGAATTGCCCGAAACGCCCACCTCCCTCGTTCTGCCGGTACCAACGCCACGGCATCACCCTTGTCATCAGCTTCGTATCTCCCAACATTCTAAATGCGTGTCGGTCTCAACATCACCCCTAACGCCCACTTCTCTATCCTATTCCTTCCCCGCATAAAAAACATAAACACGGTCACGCACATTCTTAATTATTCTACGCCCCATTTTGTTCTTGGTTTCTTGACATTTGCtttcttgcttttttcttgttttcgaACTGTCCTTGTTGCTTGTACCATACCATTTTTCTCCCTTCACATCTCGCCTATACAATCATCTCGTCGACAAATCCCCACAGTACAAAGTATAATAGCCCCTATAAAATCGTGAAGGCGTCCCCAAAAATGTACCATACTTACTTCACACATTGAAAATATTGTTGAATTTTTGTATAGTTGAAGGAGCTTTTGAAGATGTTGTTGCCTTAAAAACATTGTTGTGATGTACATCTTGAAATTTTGCATGGCTTGAAGATTTGAAGTAAAACTGTGGGGACTCGGCGGTTAATGATTGTTTCCCAGTCACACTTGCTCTGACAATTCAATGTATACGATCCGCTCACTCAAACGCCCGTCTTGTTGACAAAAAAATGATTGAATAACTGGTTGTTGAGAGATTGATTTATCGACTTGGTGCACACAAAATTGTTTGAGGTCTTCTATGAAATGTTGATAATTTGAGAGAACTTGAGAGCACCGTCGTCGTGTTGATCACTCGCTGACTCGAAACTGAATTGGTGCACACGAAACTGAAAACATTTTTTTGAGATAATTTGATGTCTTGAGGgagatgattgggttgttCTTCTCTATGACAGGTGGCATCGGAATTTGAGCTTGATTGAAGTTGGAATTATCGTTGAGGCCGTCAATGTCAGTGCACAAaagaaacaacaaaaaaaaaatcatattGGTAAACTAATGAAGGTTATACTCGTGAATGCACGGAGAAAAAAAGGTAGACAGGGAAAATGAGGTTGTTGGAGAGGTGTATGGACTGCCAGCTCTGTCCTCCTAAGGCGAAAAGCAGAGAGAGGAGCGTGACCGAATGGCCGAGCGTTGAGACATCCACGACGTTCGTTTCAGCACTACTTTGGCACAAATCCAGCCGTGTATTGTTGAGGGCGTTGGTTTGCAATTTGACTCGAGTGCGGTGAAAGCGGAACGGCGTGGGAGATCACTACGTTTTATACCCTTTACTTGGCCCGTGCGTTAAGCTTTAAGCTTCCAGTTTTAGGTTTGTAGTGGCAGACCCACCGTTGAGGCTCAGTGAAAATTTGCAAAGACACAACCCTCTAGAAATCTACAATAAAATTTTAATGCTGTTAATGCTGTTTATCATACTTTTACTGATTTTACAAACCATTCCAATTTACAGAATCCAACGTCTTACACCTGCCCTGCACGTTCTTTGAAATTTAATCGGAGCTTGAACTTAAAAGCGTGCTACTTATAGACAAGCTGTAGCGTCGCTCTGAAACTTTTGGAACTACGTTCTACACGACACAGGTTTCTTCAGTGGCTTAGAGCACATTTCTAAACATCCCTTTCTGTTATCTAAGGTTGTTGAACCTCTAGACGCTGGAAATTGTGAGTAAAAAGTCCGCTTCTTCTTTAACATGATGTTTCTATTTTAATTAGACTCTCACGGCTGGTTAAAACCTCGTTGGAATTAACCTTTCGAACGATGACAATTTATATGTTTTCACTGATTCTTGTTCATTTTCTAAATCCACGTAAAAACATTATACTGACTTCTCTGTCTCATTTTCAGGGAATTTGGAAGTCTTGGCTGTTATTTGAAGAAGTATCTACTCCGCGTCGCAGGCGTACTCTATTCTTGTTAATGTATTCCCCACAAATTCCCCATTTGTGCATTTACACAGCTGTCAATGGAACATTTTATCCGAGTCATCCAAcctttgaactttgaagtGAACACTGTACCTATCACTACAATGCGATTCCCTGGAGTCTTTGCATTTTTGGGCTGAAATGCCCGGAAAATCAGCGGGCAGCAAATATCTTTCGCACTCGAATCCAACTCCACAACAACGTTCCGTTGGTCTATTATATTGGAGTCTCCTGAAGTTCTTTAAAGGCATCGGGATCGACTAGTCTGGAACCTTTGTTCTACATTTTGGCCCAGAGAGATCGCGGTACACCAGGTGGAAACTATTGAGCATCCGCGCACTCTCTGAGTTCCGGGACACTGTAATTTTTTGCCACGTTTTCGATGCTGGTTGTAGCACTGAGCAAGCTAGGCTTTCCACCCGATATTCAGCCCTGACCGGGACACTATCGATCGTTCCGAGCGAATTTACGAGCCAGACTCAAACATGATTTCCTACTCGCCCTGCGGATGTATATAAACATGCAAACAAGCAGCTGTATTCTTCATCAGGTTCATCTGCTCTTCTTTAGATATCCAGATACCCCTTCGAGTCCTATCACAACCGCCTTCAGTATGAAATTCTCAAAACTATTCGGAGgccttctctctctcgctAGCGTTGTCCATGCGGTTCCTACTCCCTCTGGTGGGCTTGGGACTAATGGAAGCGAACCTTATTATCACCCTTTGAGCGACTTCGACTTCCAGTCTATCAACTTGGCGCTTAATCAGGAGTGGATTGAGCTCGACCTCTTCCACCACGGCCTCGCGAAATTCTCAGTGGAAGAATTTGAAGCTGCCGGACTGAACGCAGAAGACCGATACCTCATTCAATTTATGGCCGAGCAAGAAGTCGGGCACGCGGAACTGCTCACCAATATTCTCGGACCCAGGGCAGCGAAGCAGTGTACGTACCAATATCCGTTCGAAACTGTGCGCGAGTTCGTCGACTTCTGCCAGAAGCTCACGCGCTTTGGTGAATCTGGTGTGTATGGATTCCTGGAGCACCTGAACTCGCGCGATGCGGCGCAGTTGTTGCTGCAGTCTATCACGACAGAGGCGAGGCAGCAAATGATCTTTAGGCAGTTTGAGGGATTGTTCCCGATGCCTGTGTGGTTCGAGACAGGTATTTCCCAGTCGATGGCGTGGACGCTCCTCGCACCCTACCTTGTCACCTGCCCCGCTGAAAACCCGCGCATTGAGTGGACAAACTTCCCCGCTCTCAACATTATCAACAACCCCGATGCTACTCCTCTGTACAATACATCTATCATTGGCAACAACACCACCCCCGCGATCACCCACAACCGCAGCGAACCCCTCTCCTACCCTGGACGCGAAGTCTTCTTGACGTGGG
This Psilocybe cubensis strain MGC-MH-2018 chromosome 3, whole genome shotgun sequence DNA region includes the following protein-coding sequences:
- a CDS encoding Protein rds1, whose translation is MKFSKLFGGLLSLASVVHAVPTPSGGLGTNGSEPYYHPLSDFDFQSINLALNQEWIELDLFHHGLAKFSVEEFEAAGLNAEDRYLIQFMAEQEVGHAELLTNILGPRAAKQCTYQYPFETVREFVDFCQKLTRFGESGVYGFLEHLNSRDAAQLLLQSITTEARQQMIFRQFEGLFPMPVWFETGISQSMAWTLLAPYLVTCPAENPRIEWTNFPALNIINNPDATPLYNTSIIGNNTTPAITHNRSEPLSYPGREVFLTWDAPGQIVSYNNSYVTNTTAGAPAYVAWISQLNVTYTELFNIKGRSGQTIQPSGNVYGDNTAPIVNGTMFIAVTDTNVPISPANVSMLNDHIVAGPALYQSG